One Mesorhizobium sp. J428 DNA segment encodes these proteins:
- a CDS encoding DUF2093 domain-containing protein, producing MNRFEGPGAKEARIRYLDGDFQVASPGSFVRCAVTGEAIPLDELKYWSVARQEAYLTAAISLKREIDANPGLRKRG from the coding sequence ATGAACCGTTTCGAAGGCCCCGGCGCGAAGGAAGCGCGCATTCGCTATCTCGACGGCGACTTCCAGGTCGCCAGCCCGGGCTCGTTCGTGCGCTGCGCAGTGACGGGCGAGGCGATACCGCTCGACGAGCTCAAATACTGGAGCGTCGCGCGGCAGGAGGCCTATCTCACCGCCGCCATCTCGCTGAAGCGGGAAATCGACGCGAATCCCGGCCTGCGCAAGCGCGGCTGA
- the lpxK gene encoding tetraacyldisaccharide 4'-kinase has translation MASEAPPFWWDRPDWRSALLWPISSVYGLVAARRMLTARREHVGVPVLCVGNPTVGGAGKTPVAIALAKQARSMGLEPGFLSRGHGGSLSKPHLVDSHHDSAKSTGDEPLLLAGEAPTAVTPNRAAGARLLIAEGCDFLIMDDGFQSAHIHYDYALLVVDAQRGLGNGHIIPGGPVRAPLVDQIRHAHAVLRMGEGDAADALVRLAARAGRPIYDAVARPRPGSGVEGCALLAFAGIGHPDKFFRTVEEAGGRLVATRPFPDHHYYTDENLAELLDQADAAGADLVTTAKDAVRIRHASEVAARLLRRLSVIEIDLEFDPPGIPERIIGDTIAAFER, from the coding sequence ATGGCCAGCGAGGCCCCGCCCTTCTGGTGGGATCGTCCCGACTGGAGGTCGGCGCTGCTGTGGCCGATATCGTCCGTCTACGGGCTGGTCGCGGCCCGCCGCATGCTGACCGCGCGGCGCGAGCATGTCGGTGTGCCTGTGCTGTGCGTCGGCAATCCGACAGTCGGCGGCGCCGGCAAGACGCCCGTCGCCATCGCGCTCGCAAAGCAGGCCCGCAGCATGGGTCTGGAGCCGGGCTTCCTGTCGCGCGGCCACGGCGGCAGCCTGTCGAAGCCGCATCTGGTCGATTCGCACCACGACAGCGCCAAGTCGACGGGCGACGAGCCGCTCCTGCTCGCCGGCGAGGCGCCGACCGCGGTGACGCCCAACCGGGCGGCGGGCGCGCGGCTTCTGATCGCAGAGGGATGCGATTTCCTCATCATGGATGACGGGTTCCAGAGCGCGCATATCCATTACGACTACGCGCTCCTGGTGGTGGATGCGCAGCGTGGGCTCGGCAACGGCCACATCATTCCGGGCGGACCGGTGAGGGCGCCGCTGGTCGACCAGATCCGCCATGCCCACGCGGTTCTGCGCATGGGCGAGGGCGACGCGGCCGATGCGCTGGTTCGGCTCGCCGCGCGCGCCGGACGCCCGATCTACGATGCGGTCGCTCGGCCGCGCCCCGGCAGCGGGGTCGAGGGCTGCGCACTTCTGGCCTTCGCCGGCATCGGCCATCCGGACAAGTTCTTCCGCACCGTCGAGGAGGCGGGCGGCAGGCTCGTCGCAACACGGCCTTTCCCCGACCATCACTACTACACCGACGAGAACCTCGCCGAGCTGCTGGACCAGGCGGATGCGGCGGGCGCCGACCTGGTCACGACGGCGAAGGATGCCGTGCGCATCCGCCATGCCTCCGAGGTCGCCGCGCGGCTTCTGCGGCGGCTCTCCGTCATCGAGATCGACCTGGAGTTCGATCCGCCGGGGATTCCGGAACGGATCATCGGCGACACGATCGCTGCGTTCGAACGGTAG